TCCCGTCCACCACAGCCTGGGCCACCTCCTCTTCCTGCTGCTGGGCCAGGCCTAGCTGGGCTAGTTCATTGGTCACACAGTGCCGGACATGGTGGCGCTGGAGGGGCAGGAAGGGGACCAGCAAGTCCAAGAGCTGGTCTTCTACAATTCCTGACTGCCAGAAACCATCTAGGGGGAGGGAGAAGTGGAGAGGGCTGGGTCAGGGAACAAGGCACCAGCTGAGAACCCAGGCAGAGGAAGGGGACCATGGGGACTGAACAGGGGGATCCCAGGCTTTGAGTTTAAAGTTAATGAAGAGCCAAGGGGGGCCACTTAGTGGAGAGAAGTGGTTTTTCAGGCCTGGGTGGTCCATCCTAGAACCCTTCAAGGAAATAGTGGGGAGAGGGGACAGGGAAGATTGGAGGCCTGAGTGCCTGGAATTTTTCCAATTCCAAGCTCCGACTCCCTTTCTGGATGGGGCCTCAGGGAACTGGGGTGAGTAGATAGATGGGCAAAGGACTCACGATGGGGGTTGTCTGTGATGGCCTTAGAGATGGCGGGTTCTAGATCCCGAAGCTGGAGCTCCTCTCGGTCTCTGTGGGCACGCCAGGCATCCAGTGCCACCTGATTGATTTGTTCTCCACCAGCATTGCTGAAATCCCAAAGCAAGGAAGGCAGATGGTCACAGATCAGACAGGAGGAGAAGGTCTGGCTCTCTTCTACCTAAGCATGGACTAGGAGGCGGGATACGTGGGTCTGAAACCTACCTCTGCCCCAGATGCACTAAAAGGAGGCACCTTGTCACTTAAGGGTTTCTTTAGCCTCAAATGTAATAATCATCAGATTTAGAGTAGACCAAGCACATGTTTACCCCTAGGATCACTGGATCCTCACAATCACCTTACAGGGCAAGGAAAGGGGGCTGTGATTGCCATCTATAGGTGAGGAGGTCATAGGAAATGGCTAGAGTTACACCTATTTCAAAGCAGACCTAAGACCAGACCCCAGGTGGTTGGTGTTGCTTTCTGTAAAAGGGAATTCTTAACCTGCTCCCTCATTTCCCAGTATCATGAGATAGGCCAGTAGGGTTCTTGGAGATCTTCAAAGGACAGTGTCTATAACGGGGATTCAAAGATCCTGAGGACTTCCCTTTTTATAGGGCTCACATAAGTGGTTCTGGCTAGTTCAGATTGGTGGGATGACCAGCACTGATAACTGGGAGAACAGAACTCAACCCTTCCAGCCCCAGCCCAAGGAAGTCCTTTCCCCCTACCTGAGGAAGATGAAGATGGCTTTTCTGTAGTTGGTACCATAGACCACCCAGGAAGGTCCCAGGAAAGGACGGAGTACCCCTAACAGTCCCGGGTGCATCTTGTCCACCTCATCAAAGAGGAAGAGGGAACGACCACAAGCTGTGAGGTTTCCCAAGATCCACTGCTTCAGGTCACTCTGTTAAGAGGAACATGAGGGGGCAAAGCAAGATAGCATGGGGAcccaggacaaaaaaaaagttaaaggtgGGAGGAGGGGTGAGAAAAAGCCAGAAAGGTCACTACTTTGTGATCCTTCAGTCCATCCAGCGTGAGACAAACATGCCCCATCCCCAGAGGATGCACCAAGGAAGAGCTGTTTTCACTTGGATGTGCCCTTTTCAGTGATTTCCCACAGCTGGTAATGGATTTCTATCGACTCACACTTTTACAATGTCTTACCAATTTAATAGTGCTTTTTACTTCTCAAAGCTCTTTCATGTACATTCTTTCAACTTGACTctaattctctccattttatagatggtgaAACTGAGATGTGCAGAGACTTGTTCAGACAGTCACTTGACCACATGAACAAGGCAGCTGGCTAGGGGTAGCAGTGCAGGTTTGCTTAGGAGCAAAACCTAATGCCCAGATTTTGTCCTTGAACTCGTGGGCACTGAGTTCTAAAGCAGTAGGCCACAGATGAGATCATAGCTTTAGAGCAAGAAGGGAGTTCATAGGTCAGATGAGATCTTGCTTTAGGACAAGAAGGGAGTCCATAGGTCCAACTCGTCTCTTTATAAGGATGTAGTCCAGGAAAGATGAGTTGCTTGGTCACAAAGGGAGTAAGTAGCAGGCCTGGGATTCAAAtgagatcctctgactccaaagtgtttttttttttcctccattacaTATTACACTACAGTTGCACTCAACACCAAGCCCCTGggaatatttaataagtattcaaAAATGCCAGTCAAGTGTCTAGCATGTCACGCTGGTTCAAATTAGGCCAGAGAAGAGAAGGCCAATTTAGAGGCAGAGAGGTAGGAAGCACAGCTTCTACCTGCTCTTAATAAACTCCCAACTTGCTCTGTGGTCTAAAGCTAGCTGATTTCCCATTCTGTGCTTTGGGCCCCAGCATTCAGCCGGCTTACCTGGTATCGCTCTATCTGGTCTGCGTGGGGGAAGTGGATGACAGGAGAAAAGTGATGCACGTGAGGACTGGCCATCCCATCTCGGAACAGGTACTGGACCAGCATGGAGCTGACATAGGATTTGCCTGTGCCAGTCCAGCCATGGAAGGACATCACTAAGGGTTTGGCTGGTGCAGGATTTTCCACAAAAGCCTTCAGCCCCTTCGTTACCAGTTGTCTTACCAGATGCTGCCCAGCCAAGTGCTGGGCCAAATCACACTCTaggcctggagaagaggaagagggggatCCAGGCAGGCTGGCAAGGGAACACTTGGTCCCCATGGGAGTCTCTGGTTAAGGGGGGGGGTGGGTCTCAGTCCCAGAAAGGGGATCTAAAGACCCAGTTCCTCTATCCCCACTGGAACCCACTGGTCACTCTGGCTCCTCCTTCATCTACCTAAAAACAAACCCCCACAGATAATACACCTCAGCCTGCCCAGACTTTGGCCAATTAATACCAACCCTCTCCCCAaaatctttttcatatgaattatTGCTAAGTCAAATACCCCAATTTGTACTTGATAATTTGCTTTTTGGAATCAAGCATAAgactttaaaaatttcattttattttaattcacatttcttttagATCTTGATTCTACCATCCAACACATTAGCTCTCCTCCCCCAATCATGTAATGCACAAAATAACTATTTACATATGAGTCACTGATAAACAATGTTATAGAAAAGTCTTGTATAGGTTATTAGATACTAGCTTGTATCAATTAACCAGTTGGCTGGCATATTTTCTCTATGTTAGGCCTTAAACTCAATGTTTGTTACCACCTTTATGGTGCTGCCATCCAAACTCAAAAGACCCTCTTCAGCTTCCTGCCAGAAATTCCCAGACCAGCTCTCCCCCTCTCAACACCAACCAGAGAGGGCCTCTTTCATCCCCCTAATTTCTGTGACTCAATCCCAGTTCCCAATAATCCTAAATctaaagaaattacatttatgGAGTGCttcaaaatttgcaaagcacttgacatttcttttgatccttataacaagcCTTTAAGGAAAATGTTGATAGAGTTTTTGGGAGCAGGAATGGTGGGGTGGAAGCAGAGGATCTCCATCATCAATGTCTCTGcttttccattccaaatgttttttcccccttagctTTGACTTTAATACCAACCAATCCAATAAACATCAACCCATCATCTACTATATTCAAGATGCTACTAGAAGCCCGTATACAAAAGTCAgccagtccctgccttcaagtagcttacattccaTCTTGGGGGGTTgggtgtagagggctggaaccctgaaaaggtatacttgacaGCTGGgtcagcagggtgcttatagttaagcacctattCAGTGTAAGATAACAattctctaaacatatacttaatgtgatatggtgatgtaatgggcagttggcacatgctcagttgttgtagtgatgtaatcatactgaggtgtTTAAGGGCTAAGAGGAGGGAACTGAGAGTGTCTCAGCCAGGGACACTCCATCTCTGACCAGCCTGTGGTGGccctcctgccttcttcacttatCCACttaaagaccaaggcccatcagaaatcctccagaaaactagccaggACATTacagtggggaggagggagggtagCTGAAACAAACACATTTACAGAATAACCTGAGGAGAAAGAGGGTTCTAACAACTACAGGGATTTGGAAAGACATGTGAGATGGCACAGCGGTTTAACCATGAAAGAATGGAGGAATTCTAGGTTCTCAGGATAACAGATCGGAGAGGAGGAAATGCATCCCTTTGTCTACAATTTAAAGTGCATGAGGGGAAGAGCAGCATGCAATGAATCCGGAAAGATGAGCAGGAGCCAGGTGGGCTTTAAATGCTACACACCCTGAGGTCGTACTCTTTCCAGCAGAAGTGCAAGCTCCTGAAACTTCCGAACAGGGGAGAAACAGGCTCACCTTGTACTCCATCCAGCAGATGGATGGAGAGGATGCCTGCAAGCTGGGACTCCCATTAGGAAGCTGGTGGGATAGCCTAGGCTAGAGTGAAGGAGGCCAGACTTAGAGGAAGCGGCCACGTGAAGGGAAGGAGGCCAGAGATGTTGTGGAAGCAAGGACCATTAAGTGATGGTCACGGGAGAGGAGCCGCCGCTCTATCCCTCGGGCCTGACCGCAGGTTCGAGAGACCTCCAGTCGGAGGTTTAGAATAACAAAGGACCCGCAGGGCATCTATTCCAATGGCCCCTGCGGCCCAGGTAGGGAAAGTGGTAGCCCTAAGCGCATCCTCAGCTGAAACTAGAGCTCGCCTCCAGGACTCCAAATCTCCATGCGGGGCCTACCGCTTCCCTGGCCCTGATCCCAGGTCCAATCCACAAACTCTTGCTCCCGGCTGATCTTCTTTTCCAGAGCCCCCGGCCCAGTTCCCGGCCCTTTGGTCCCGCACAGCTCCCAGTTCCTAAGCCCCGCGTGCCTGGCCACAGTCCGGTCTCGGCAGCACCGGGTCCAGAAGCCCCCACCCCAACCTCCCGGGCCCGCTGCTCCCCGCCCCGCAGAGCTGGCCCTCGAGCGCCCGGCTCCCAGCCCCGCAGCTCCGTCCCGCGCTTACCCCGGAGGTCGGGTCGGAAGTCGCACTCGCAGAAGGCGCGGAAACCGCAGCTCAGGGAGCTTAGGTCCCAAGTGGCGACCGCGGCAGCTACCAGCCTCAGCAGTCCGAGGCACCAGAGCACGCGGCCCCAAGCCGGCTCGGCTCCTGCAGCCATGCCGGACCGGCAGCAGCTCGAGCCCGGACCGCCACCAACGATCCAAACCTCCCCTCCCCGTAACTCGGGTTCGCGGACTACAATTCCCAGCATGCACCGCGGGGAAGGGAGGGGCTGCTCGCTCACCTGGGTTCACTCTCAGGCCCACCCCCTGCTCCCTTTTCCCTAGGAGTGGGACAGAAACCGGGGTGCCCTGTGGAAGAGAGTCCTAAGGGAATTTGGGGATCAGGCATCGTCTGAGGGttcaatgaggaagaaagaacCGGACGGGTTCTTCTAAGCGTCTGGGGTGTCTCGGCCCGCAGGCAGAGCCGAGAAACGGCCACCAGGGAGCGCTGTTTCACTACCTAAAGTGCCCGAACTCCCGGGGAGCGCAGGGCGGGGGGCGGAGGCGGCCCCCACGGGAAGCTGCAAACTTGCAGTGAGAGTCAGAAGCGTGAGGAGCTGCCAAAAACGAACCGACTAATAGTGGCTCGGTGGCAGAGGCAGCTGGATGGCTCACAGGAAAAGGATCGTCCTGGGGGCCGGAAGACCCGCTTCTGCTCCTGCCTCAAATGTTTCCCAGCAAGTCACTAATCCCAGCctgtttcctcagatgtaaagGGGGATAATCATCGCACTTCCGAGATTccttgtgagaatcagatgagtTACTTAATATTTGTGTAGtttttgaaaactgccttttctaGAAGCTGGAAAACACAATTCAAATAACTTGGAgccagtcaggatcacacaagatgtAGCAGCTTCCACGCTACAGGAACAAAGGGCTTGGAATAGGACACTATGGAGACcgaggagctaggattacaagcCAGAAGCCTTGCGAAACAAGACGGGTAATAACccttcaggaggaaaaaaacgTATATCGAACGAAAAGAGgatttcaagcattcctgataaacCATCGGAGTTCCATTTTAACATCTTGGCCTTCTTTTACAAAATTCCCCAAAAAAGCATCAAAAGATAAAAGGGAGAACTCCTAAGGGACTCAGAAAGGTGAAACTTCACAACCCTCCACGGGAGGTGACTCCCAAGAACTTTATTGTTCTTGGGGTGGCTGGAAGGATTCTATATAGAGGGCATTATGTGAGTCAGTTACATTGGGACCATCTCCAAAAAAGTGCTTCTTCCCTTACCCTtatccccacccctcccccacatCTGAAGAATTGAATTGCGCTCAGTTTTGGAGGCCGTGGTTTAAGGAGGGCAGTGATAAACTGGAGAGAGATGTTCAGAGGAAGGAGATGCTGACAGTTCTGGTGTTTAGCCTAGATAAGTGAGATTTGAGGAGGAAGGACATGTCAACTGTCTGTAAATACAGACAAATAAAGGCAAATGGAACCGGGTTAGGGTGGGTTTTGTTGGGACCCAGTGAACAGTCAGAAGCAATCCATGGAAGTGCAAAGAAGCGAATTTAGACTTGATGCCACGAAAGACCTTGTAGGTATTAGAACTATCCCAGAGTCCGGTGGGCTGGCTGCCTCACGAGGCGGTAGGGACCTGTTAAAGTTCTTCCAAGAGGTGAGCTAACCGTTCATCTGCTATTATAATGAGAATTCCTTTCTAACATGGGGTAGTTTTGAAGGCTTATGAGATCCCTTCCATGGCTAAAATTCTGTTCTTTAAATTGAacaatgtcaagaatatcaatttAGAAGCAGCCACAGACCTCTGGGGACTGGTCAGTTTGAGCCTCTTCCCCAGGGACTCTTCAGCCTGCGTTCAGTGCTCTCCATAGTCTGCTACTACTTCTCCAGCCATACGTGGAGGTCTGAAATTCAGCCCTAACTGATCACCTCGGGTGGATACAGAAGGGAGCAGAGGGAAAGATGCTGAACTCAAATCCTCTTTCTGCTACTTTGTATCTGTATGACTCAGACACCTAGCTTCCCCAAGGCTCTATTCTGggccctttccttttttttttttttttgatacattttctttttatttatccttATCAGGTGCCATGGATTTAAAGATATCTTTGTAAAGGATTCTAAATCTACGTATCCTGCCTCATTCTCTCCTGCCTCATTCTCTCCTAAGCTTCAAAGCCACACCACTAACCACCGTCGGGACATGTCAAACCAGATGTCTGCTGGGATTGCAACTTCAAGCTGTCCAAAGCAGAGCccattatctttctccccaaatCCACTGCTCTTtcacatctccctatttcaggAACACTACCCATTGAGGTTCACAAACTTGCTGTCATTGACTCCTCACTCTCCCTTACCAGTATCTGATCAGTGACAGTATCTTGTTTCTATCTCCACATCTACTGCATGTGTACCATTTTTCCTACTCACaagcccctcccccccccagttcAGGCCCTTATCACTTTCCACTCAGACTAGTGGGAGGGCTTCCTGTTTGGTTTTCTTGTCCCCAGTGTCTCTCCAACTCCATCTTTCACACATCCAcaagtgaaatttttttcttctcctctgacAATCCCAACTCAATTCCAGCACCTCCCTATTAGCCTTAGAATCTAATGTCAACTCCTTTCTTGGGCATTCCAAggtcttctctttccttctttaccaCCTTCCAGTCCAGCCACGCTGAGCTACTCAGGCAGTGTTGCATTGTGTGTGAGGAGCACACCTCCGTGGCCTGACACTGCCCATCCCCATGCCTGAGATGCCCTTCTCACCTGAACTTCTTggaattcctagtttcctttgAAGCTGCTTCTGCTGAAGGCCTTAATTCATGTCTCTGCTAGTACCTTCCTATCCAGTTACCTTGTATTTGCTTTGTCTCATATATTCCTATGTAAATTGATGTtttcttcccattagaatgtaagctccttgagaacagagaccaTATGAGCCCTTAGCTCAGTCCTGACATTTAATGCTTCCGTGTTtcttgtttgttgattgactaatttccttatctgtaagatgagtgGATTGTACTTAGGTGATCTTCAAAGTGCCTTCTGTCCagttcattttctccatttttcttgtcCTCTGCTTAGGTCATGGGCCTGCCAGTGGGCCCCATGGGTGTTTCTCAGTCCCATTGGTGACCATTCTTCCCTCTCAAGGCCCTCAGGACTCAGTATAATGGGGCAGAACATATATTGCCCTGAGAGGACCAGAAAAATAGTTTGACCagaataaaatttcatttggaaaGTGTGAAGTAACAAAGAGAAAACAAGTCAAAAGCTTCATGGTGTcttaaaaaaagaacactgaGTTCAGGGGCAGAAAACCTGGTTTTGACTCCTACTACTTACTTCCTATGAGATTGTGGACAGATCAGGTCCCTTCCTTTGGGTCTCAACTTCCCCCCATCAGTAAACTGAGATTGAATTAGATCATCTCCTCattatgggccaaaacttgaaacaaggtgttaagtcagtggaattgatagagacaatggttgtttagcagggtgcttaacagttctctaaatgtatttagtacttattagaaTTCCAcaagaattcacacctttaagagaatatatataaggaggagttctcAAGCCCACTAGAGAAGCCCACtaacccacaagcccattctctcagaggcggagtcagattcattctaTTTTCCACGTTTGTGTGGGCTGGaagctgaaggacaaacctttgcaTTCGGAGACATTCaaagggagctcttggaaccaaggagagagatatagACTGTTATTAAAGCTAATCAGGtgcaggaaaagattcaagactttgaaggagaaaataaaggatttggactttaactcctggctgcatttggggtgattgaactgaactgaaactaaggctgttcccagaagctccccaagaaacctgctcccagagaacattatcatttagagaagaacattacatctCCTATTATAAAAGATGGTCGTCTCTGAAAGGTTTTGTTTAGCCCTAAATTCTAGATACAAACATTCcatatttttatctctctgtAGCTAACATAATATGAAACTTAACAATATGGTTTTTCATCTaactaaattatataaaataaacatttcttctgCAGAAATGGGTTTAAagtaatgttaaaattgtttttacatgtaattggggaaagataaaataaaagaagaaatgggtTTAAAGTAATGAGGAGCAGGAGATTTATTAGAAAGAATAATAGGACCAATAAGAACAGATTACAGAAAAAGATCACAAAGCATCCCTTCTCTATGAGGGGAGATTCTTGTATAGAGTCCTTAAGTAGAAGGGGGCCAGTGTATTAGAGTCCAAGTAATAAACTCCCTGTCTCCATTTTTGTCTGGTAACTTTCAGTGGTTTTTAGGATCTTAGaagcacagatttagagctgaaaagaacttTAGGGACTGTCTAATGGAACCccttcattgtatagatgagaaaaatgaggcccagagagattctACCTTTCCCAAACTGGCAGGTAGCAAGCTGGGCTGAGCTAGGACGTGAATCAAAGCCTTCTGACCACAAATCCAATGTGTTTTCTGCTGTACCATGGATTTCTCCCAACTTGTAAAATAGAAGCATTACAACatcctcctttgaagatgaaaatCAGTTCCACCCTTTCCCAGGGCCTTCTTGGCTCAGGACCCAAGGAATTATTGGACTCAAGACCAAATCAATAaccagtaggcacttaatgcaCCCCAACCAAATGGATTTGGAGGACCAGTGACCACAAGTAACCTCTTTGATGCTGGCAGACCCCACTACCCAAGAAGCTGCAGGTGAGAGGAAGCTGTTTGAGTTTGACCATTGTCCAAGGAAAAaaacttcccttcccccatcttttcTCCAGGCCTCAAGGAAAGATGAAGATCCAGAAAGGTTTATTGTATGAAAGAAAGAACACAACATCTGTACATCTATTTACAAAATGAATTGGACTTATTTACAGCAAAATTGAGTCTCTTCCcagcagaggaagaagagagggagggaaacagagaCCCAAAGTCAAGAAGAAAAGGCCTCCAATGGAAATATAGGgcaccgggggggggggggaagaattggagagagaaggaaaagaattaaggGAAGGGGCCCTGGGGCCTTCTTCTCAGGAGGCCCACCAAACACGTAAGGGGAAAACCAGGGGAATAGGTTGGGAGCGATGTCAAGGACCATCACAGGTGCTCAGGGAAGCTGGGAAAAACACCAGAGGAGAGGCTAGGAGGTATTCCTTGAACAGTGTCGGTCAGGGGTACCAGGGAGGGAATAAGGGCTTAAGTGGGGGACTGTGCTGGGCACTACACGGCCCTTTCCAAGTCCCAAAGGCTCTAACAACCCCATGTCCCTCAGATGATGCCTCCAGTGTATTTGGACAGTCTGGCTGCTTTTTGTATTGCAAGGGTTTTGGTTTGTGTTGGGCCCCAGGCCTGCAGGGGATAActgtctcttcccttttctcctgccCCCAAATGCTGCCTGCAGCCATGAGGGTGGGGAGGATTGGGGTGATGGAGTGCTCAGGAAGGCTACAGCTCACTGGAACGGACTGCGGGCTCCAGTTTGTGGGAAAGAGCAGTGAGGACCTTGTCAAACTTCTCGTAGCGAAGGGCCTGACTGCTGGCGGCCCCCTGGCTGCCCCAGAGGAGGCGCATCTGGAATTCCGTGCTGAACACTTCCAGAAGCTCTGGGAGGGCTTGGAATCCTGTGGGGAGAAAATAAGGTGAAGTTCAGCCCCCAGGATCTCATCCCATTCCCCAGACCTTGAACTCACAGCCTGGAAGCCTGAGAGCCTGCCCTCTGACTCTGGGGAGCTAAATCCTATTCATCTCTCAGGGCCCAGCTCAAGTTCTCCCTCTGCCATAAAGCCTTCCAGGGCCATCTCCCATCTCTGGACACCTGTATCACCGAGTCTCTATACCCTTCACTTGGCAGCACTTGTATGATTGTCTTTGAAAGAATGAatgcaaaagcatttattaagcaccatacTATATACAGAGTACTGGGGATTATATTTGTTATCTTAAAAATTTCACGCTGGTGCATATATCTCTTCAACCATGCTGTAAGCTTCCTGAAGATAGgggttttatctttatttttaaaaatccatggaGCATCTATCACCTCATCAAGAATGCTGAGGAGTTAAAAAATCTAGTTAAGATACAATTCCTCCCTTAGGTAAGTTTATAGTCTAATGGAAGTAGAAAAATATACATGAGTAACCATAACATGATATGACATGTTAAGTGTGAGGAAGAAATACAAAGGTAAAGGCTCTGGGAGGTCCAAGTGAAGTCTTTACTGCCTAGAGAGATCAGGGAAGGTTTCTTAGAGGAGGTGACATTTAAGTTGAGCCTTTAAAGTTGGTGGGAATTCAATTGGTTTATTTTGCAAAGAAATGAATGTTAAGCTCTACATAGCCTATGttaaatgaagaaaagggaataatggaaatggaaaagggagagagatggaaaacacagagagaggaaagacagactgagacagacagaaatagaaacagagctAAGACCCACCAGaaggaaagtgagaaaattagGAAACAGGAAAAGAACAAGACCCAGTgaaaaaggagactgaaaaggcTGTGGTCCACAAGAGTCAGCTGCTCCAAATTGCTCTACCAGCCTTGATGGTGCTCCTGACTCAGGCTGGGCATCCCCAATGTTCCGGGATCCCTAAGACTCTGAAGTCCCAGCCCGTGTGATTCCACCTTTAGGCTCCACAGTGCCTTACCTTGAAGCTTGACCTCAGCATTGGTGTGGTAGAGGCCCCCATGATGGGCGACAGTGCGGGCAGCCTCCAGGTGTGCAAGGACGACCTCCACGCCATGCTCCGTGCTCTCCCAGGGCTCCGGGCCCTCTGCAGGAGCAGTGTCACACTCCAGAAGGGTGATGAGGGGGAGCACGTGAGGGAAGGTTGTGTTGCTCAGTGGGGGGCTATCTATAGTCGGGAATAAACAGAAAGGCAGCTCAGGCTTCATCCCACTGCACCCTCCTGGTGCTTAGGGGTGGATGGAGGGATGTCAGGGCCATGTTGGATCTGGGCTCCTAAGGCTCCTCCATCTCCATCCCTGCTACATAAATACCCCTGTCATCCTCTTCATTATGGATTAGTTAATCAAAGAGAGGGCTCAGAAAAAaccacagaatgtcagagctggaagagacctttgaaCATGAATTGCCACAGTCCAAAAGGAGCCTTACAGATCAtctacagttgaagaaacagacCCAAGTCAGAGGGATAACTTACCTCCCAGATGATACAGCCAGTGCATGACAAAATCGAGATCTAATTCAGATCTCTCCAGATATGGTAGGTACTCTTTGTAACTGCATGCACTAATTGGGGGCTTCC
The DNA window shown above is from Sminthopsis crassicaudata isolate SCR6 chromosome 2, ASM4859323v1, whole genome shotgun sequence and carries:
- the TOR2A gene encoding prosalusin → MLGIVVREPELRGGEVWIVGGGPGSSCCRSGMAAGAEPAWGRVLWCLGLLRLVAAAVATWDLSSLSCGFRAFCECDFRPDLRGLECDLAQHLAGQHLVRQLVTKGLKAFVENPAPAKPLVMSFHGWTGTGKSYVSSMLVQYLFRDGMASPHVHHFSPVIHFPHADQIERYQSDLKQWILGNLTACGRSLFLFDEVDKMHPGLLGVLRPFLGPSWVVYGTNYRKAIFIFLSNAGGEQINQVALDAWRAHRDREELQLRDLEPAISKAITDNPHHGFWQSGIVEDQLLDLLVPFLPLQRHHVRHCVTNELAQLGLAQQQEEEVAQAVVDGTAFFPEEEQLFSSNGCKTVASRITLFL